From Hirundo rustica isolate bHirRus1 chromosome 19, bHirRus1.pri.v3, whole genome shotgun sequence, a single genomic window includes:
- the EVI2A gene encoding protein EVI2A: MKTKRCSNPHLTFPVMIIFSLWLPTGANHTGHPHHTEEIWSPISQNLSGNQNRAEASTNSPLSLNFSSQTTTFEMQSSLPSFSSTTAQNSTSPTPSAVSTTGALGKSSKPKSPTTKETCEDNKSLILICFIIIAVLVLICTSLFLSTVVVANKISYLKRAQQGKRRPRSNGDLLATNSLWPTAAGTWHRMPKETSGTELIMQELVSGRDAVNQRKSEDETTEKLTKAADNEQESKEPSQSHKPILTNFVVEI; this comes from the coding sequence ATGAAGACAAAGAGATGCAGTAACCCACACCTGACCTTCCCTGTCATGATCATCTTCTCCCTGTGGCTGCCAACAGGTGCAAACCACACAGGTCACCCTCACCACACAGAAGAAATCTGGAGTCCCATCAGCCAGAACCTCAGTGGGAACCAGAACAGGGCAGAAGCAAGCACAAATTCTCCTCTGAGCCTCAATTTCAGCAGCCAAACGACTACTTTTGAAATGCAAAGTTCTCTGCCATCCTTCTCCTCCACAACAGCCCAAAATTCAACTTCCCCTACCCCAAGTGCAGTTTCCACCACAGGAGCAttggggaaaagcagcaaaccCAAGAGCCCAACGACCAAAGAAACCTGTGAGGACAATAAGTCTCTCATACTGATTTGCTTCATTATCATTGCAGTTCTTGTGCTCATCTGCACCTCCCTGTTTCTGTCCACAGTGGTCGTAGCCAACAAAATCTCTTATCTCAAGAGAGCCCAGCAGGGCAAACGCAGGCCCAGGAGCAATGGTGACCTCCTGGCCACCAACAGCTTATGGCCCACGGCAGCAGGAACGTGGCACAGGATGCCCAAGGAGACAAGTGGAACCGAGCTGATCATGCAGGAGCTGGTATCAGGGAGGGATGCTGTGAACCAAAGGAAATCCGAAGATGAAACTACTGAGAAACTCACCAAAGCAGCAGATAATGAACAAGAAAGCAAAGAACCATCCCAGTCACACAAACCCATTTTAACCAATTTTGTAGTTGAGATTTAA
- the EVI2B gene encoding protein EVI2B, with protein MASNQVMLLLFCGEMWSSLSAAAPQHPATTESHTCTTATSPRAGKPHFYQLQASGPSLSQSDRSLAATEPPAFPGEEEAGDGSWVAALIIGIILIGMMLAIIVILLWKCCMRPVLAESHWAGRSPFTDGDTPDLFMDSDQGTKRSSVLFMLPWRLKQGTILQEEPIVSESTPQHTTSTENGQPPAPAGGCSGAGTAPASTAAEPCPPPDTPAEGSDLPPPPEWLRAAAEEPSSDPSQHSALHLEGEQAQPSPPGLLIQEIHDTPPQPEHPL; from the coding sequence ATGGCCAGCAACCAGGTCatgctgcttctcttctgtGGGGAAATGTGGAgctccctttctgcagcagcacctcagcaccctgccacgACTGAGAGCCACACGTGCACCACGGCCACAAGTCCAAGAGCAGGCAAACCCCATTTCTACCAACTGCAAGCAAGTGGGCCCAGTTTATCCCAGTCTGACAGATCCCTGGCTGCTACAGAACCCCCGGCCTtcccaggggaggaggaggctggggacGGCAGCTGGGTAGCAGCGCTGATAATTGGCATCATTTTGATTGGGATGATGCTGGCAATTATCGTAATTCTCCTGTGGAAATGCTGCATGAGGCCTGTTTTGGCCGAGTCCCACTGGGCAGGCCGGTCCCCCTTCACGGATGGGGACACGCCAGATCTCTTCATGGACTCTGACCAGGGCACCAAGCGTTCTTCAGTCTTATTTATGCTGCCTTGGAGACTGAAACAAGGCACAATCTTGCAGGAGGAGCCGATTGTCTCAGAGAGCACACCCCAGCACACGACCAGTACAGAGAACGGGCAGCCGCCGGCGCCGGCCGGGGGCTGCTCCggcgctggcacagccccagccagcactgcagccGAGCCCTGTCCTCCCCCAGACACCCCGGCCGAGGGCTCCGACCTGCCACCACCCCCCGAGTGGCTCAGGGCAGCCGCTGAGGAGCCCAGCTCGGATCCCAGCCAGCACTCGGCACTTCACCTGGAAGGAGAGCAAGCGCAGCCCTCTCCACCTGGGCTACTGATCCAGGAGATCCATGACACACCGCCCCAGCCAGAACACCCCTTGTAG
- the OMG gene encoding oligodendrocyte-myelin glycoprotein, with product MEYQILNTSTCLLVLLVFIPAGLGICPSSCKCSGNDRNVDCSGRNLTELPQGLQDNLTYLNLSFNQFVDLDHQLTRFTNLRTLDISNNWLKNVPAHLPKSLWELYATNNNIKVLQKLDTAYQWNLRVLDVSRNMVERAVLINNTLSSLKFLNLSSNKLWTVPTNMPYNIETVDLSNNFLSQILPGTLVRLQHLTSLYLHNNKFSYIPDKAFDQLSQLQVITLYNNPWACSDNQNIPYVLRWVRGTAARVAGAPCAQPPPAGTAPAPEQPTAPRSGPTVEGAKAAEREAPEPAKATKTHKQFKAEEAPPSATPRQPAPLPGAQRPRPRSPDGPQEAAATRTVLLQGSAEGSAGPGPATASSTTPVTLSITSGMPTNYSKVPRSTSATFRKEEATPSGADAHVPSRAGRWHAGLLWLALLHAVARAVD from the coding sequence ATGGAATACCAGATATTGAATACATCTACCTGTCTGCTGGTCCTTCTGGTTTTCATACCCGCTGGTTTGGGTATCTGTCCTTCTAGCTGTAAGTGCTCAGGAAACGACAGGAATGTGGACTGTTCAGGCAGAAACTTAACTGAACTGCCCCAGGGACTTCAAGACAACCTTACATATTTAAATCTGTCCTTTAACCAGTTTGTAGATCTCGATCATCAGCTAACGAGGTTCACCAACCTGAGGACCCTTGATATTTCAAATAATTGGCTCAAGAACGTTCCTGCTCATCTGCCCAAGTCCTTATGGGAATTATATGCCACAAACAACAACATTAAAGTTCTTCAGAAACTTGATACAGCTTACCAGTGGAATCTTAGAGTGCTCGATGTTTCCAGGAATATGGTGGAAAGAGCCGTCCTGATCAACAACACACTGAGCAGTCTCAAGTTTCTCAATCTCAGCAGCAACAAACTTTGGACAGTTCCAACCAATATGCCCTACAACATAGAGACAGTGGATCTATCCAACAACTTCTTGTCCCAGATACTCCCGGGAACACTGGTGAGACTGCAACACCTCACAAGCCTCTACCTGCACAACAACAAGTTCTCGTACATTCCTGACAAAGCTTTCgaccagctctcccagctgcaggtaATAACTCTGTACAACAACCCCTGGGCCTGCAGCGACAACCAAAACATCCCCTACGTGCTGCGCTGGGTGCGGGGCACGGCCGCCCGCGTGGCGGGGGCCCCCTGCGCCCAGCCGCCCCCGGCCGGCACCGCGCCAGCCCCCGAGCAGCCCACGGCCCCGCGCTCCGGCCCCACCGTCGAGGGCGCGAAGGCAGCGGAACGGGAGGCGCCCGAGCCCGCCAAAGCGACCAAAACGCACAAACAGTTCAAAGCCGAGGAAGCGCCTCCCTCGGCGACCCCGAGGCAGCCGGCGCCGCTCCCCGGCGCCCAGcggccccggccgcgctcccccgACGGCCCCCAGGAGGCCGCGGCCACGCGCACggtcctgctgcagggctccGCCGAGGGCAGCGCCGGCCCGGGCCCCGCCACCGCGTCCTCCACCACTCCCGTGACCTTAAGCATCACCAGCGGAATGCCGACAAACTACTCCAAGGTGCCTCGAAGCACAAGCGCTACGTTCAGGAAGGAGGAGGCCACGCCGAGCGGCGCGGACGCGCACGTGCCCTCCCGCGCCGGCCGCTGGCACGcggggctgctctggctggcGCTGCTGCACGCCGTGGCACGGGCCGTGGACTGA